Within Deferribacterota bacterium, the genomic segment TCCCCTTCCCTTTCTTTCCATTTATAACAGATTTCTTTTATAACAATCTTTCTCCCGCTATAATAAAACCATAGAGGTTTAACTCTATTTTTGTCAAAAATTGCACATAATAAAATCTTTTCATTTACTGTTGTAATCATATAGAAACACCTAAGTCCCTTAAGATAAGGATAACCTTTCCTACAATCTCAAAATCATCTTCTTTATTAATATTTATAATGCTATATTTGGCATTAGCAGGTATAAGTCTAATTTCCTTGGGATTCTTCTTAATAGAGAATGTCTTTACTGTTACCTCCCCATTAATTCGAAAAATACCTATATCATTATTATTTAAAATCATTGTTTTTTTTACCATTAAATAATCTCCCTCAAAAATCCCTCTCTCCACCATTGAATCACCCTCTGCCTTCAAAAAAAATACATCACTGCCTCTACATAAGGATTCTATATTTATAAACTTCTCTATATTTTCCTCTGAAAAAGTGGGAACCCCTGCCCTTATCCTTCCAATTAAAGGTATCCCTTTCTTTTTAACCTCTAACCCTCTAGCTTTATTTGTCTTTTTTTCTATTGCTCCAACGGCTTTTAGTCTATCTAACATTTTTTTTACACTAGAAGTTGAAGATACCCCAAGTCCCAAAGCAATTTCTCTAATAGTTGGAGGATAATCATTTTTTTCTATAAAAGAGTTTATAAACTCAATATATTTTTTTTGCTTAGACGTCATCTTTACTCCTAATAAGAACAAATGTTCGCTTTTAATTAACTTCTATCAAAAATATAGTAAAATGTCAAAGGAAATTTTCTTGTTCTTAAAAATAATATTGATAAACCTAAACAATAAACTAGTATACTAACTACTAAATTAGGGGGTATATTATGAAAAGAATTTTATGTTTAT encodes:
- the lexA gene encoding transcriptional repressor LexA, producing the protein MTSKQKKYIEFINSFIEKNDYPPTIREIALGLGVSSTSSVKKMLDRLKAVGAIEKKTNKARGLEVKKKGIPLIGRIRAGVPTFSEENIEKFINIESLCRGSDVFFLKAEGDSMVERGIFEGDYLMVKKTMILNNNDIGIFRINGEVTVKTFSIKKNPKEIRLIPANAKYSIININKEDDFEIVGKVILILRDLGVSI